The Populus alba chromosome 6, ASM523922v2, whole genome shotgun sequence genomic interval CTGTTGAAAGGAACCTTCTATTCCTACCCTAATAggttctttctttgtttctccCCTTTCTTGTCCTCTCTTTCCTCGTTTTCTTCCTTCTACTCCttgtatataattcttttaTCCTACGTCATGAATATTCAAAAACATCCAGATAGTTCAAACTCAAAAACTCTTCCTCACAGAGAACATCCTCCCAAAAGCACAACCTTTTTCCACCCTTTAATTCATCAGAAGCTTTTctgacaaaaaaattacaaaccaaTCGATAACACCTTCCATAATCCCAAAAATAATTATGCTGCTCCAAAAACCATCAGTAACAGCAGAACAGACCACTTACCAATCAAACAATTGATGTTTGAACATTCCCCTATACCTATCCATAATATCGTTTCTCCAAACATGGTTGCCACAGACTACAAGAGATATGTAGCTGAGCTGGAGAGCACTTTTAACTAGAATCAATCGACTACCTTTCAACAAATATTGCTTGTTCCATTGATGTTTGAACATTTCCCTATACCTATCCATAATATAGTTTCTCCAAGCATGGTTGCCACAGACTACAAGAGATATGTAGCTGAACAAACCACTTACCAATCAAACAATTGATGTCTGGACATTTCCCTATACCCATCCATAATATAGCTTCTACAAGCATGGTTGCCACAGACTACATGAGATATGTAGCTGAGCTTGAGAGCACTTTTAAATAGAATCAATCGACTACCTTTCAACAAATATTGCTTGTTCCATTACTGTTTTGGGTTCTCATGGATTGACTCAAACAGATTTTATAAACGAACATCATTTCGATTATTAGAATGAGAACCCATCACGCTTAGTTACAAATCTTCATtcccaaatcaaattttaatcaaCAAAACTTAGCACCACAAATGATCAACCAAGCAAAAGAAATCACATTTAAAAGCTAAACCccgaaaaaaaaacacttaaatcaCTCAAAAATACCAACTTCAAAACAAAACCCCAAAAACTCAATCTACAAATACTCAACCAGATCGaaactaaatcaagaaaaaacccgacacaaaaaagaaaacccactTCAAAAATCACATAAGAATCAAGAAAAGGAGGAAGGTCGGTAGAAATTACGAATTCTTTGACGATGCCTTTGTAGACTAAGATAGGGACAGCAATTCCAAAGATACCAATAAGAGCGAAGTTACGACGAGTCCAGCGAAAGTTTTGCTCAAGAGTCTCACGAGCTGAACCCCAATCCTCGATAAACTTGTTCTTGTTTGCTTCCATTCCTCCTCCCATTTTTCCTGCGCTCTCTGATTTCTTCTACTCTCTTCCCTTTCCGGCTCAGCTAGAGTTGATGGTGTGGAGGGACTGAATGAAGCCTGTCTGGTTTTTGTTGTCTTTGAGGTAACGGGTGAGATGGAAACTGGGAAGTGTTTGGGTTGGTGGACTGGGTTGTCTATTGAGAATTTTGTGTGAAACTAAGTGGGCTTCGTTGCTTTATTACAAGCCCAGCTTAAATTGAACTATAAATAAGAAATGGTGAGTTGATAAACGTTGTTGCcggaaatcatttttttttagtaatttacaTGTAAAGTTTATTcataaaaagttaattattttttatatttgatagtattattaaaaatattttagaaaatattttttattatttaattataccaagaaaaataagttgggAAATAATTTATTGgcgttttaatttattttctcaaaattattaaaagaatagagATTAAggttgacaaataaaaaaaatatacaatgatgaaattaaaaataatttattttttaattttttaaaaataaataaaataatatttaagagaatatgaaccaaatttgatagataaaaaaatcaatctcataaattatttcaaataaaataaatagcaattaaaagaataaaaatcaaatttaatagataaaaaacctcaattaagaaaaggataagaaatgaaataaaaataaaaaaataaagaccaaatatgatataaaaatcaaattaaattaaattttaagggatgaaattgagagaaaacaattcaaaataaagtatataacaatcaaaatatcaaGGACTAGTTTTAATataatcaatgatattttttttattttttcataacttctaaaaagtgtattttatctataatataagattttatatatatatatatatatagcaatcaagctaaatttttcattgactgtaaaatattttttattgaccaactttgttaatagtaaaaaaaaaaaaattttaaacaaacatgtaaaaatttgaaaaatatttttttaaaatctacttttcttaaaacaaaataaatagggTCTAAGATTCGTATGATATTGGTTTCATATACTTATAAAGTTTTGTATACTtacaaaaatttgtttaatattatattattttttattttttattttaaatatattttataagcatgtttgattttgattaattaaaggGATAAACATACAATCAATTATCTACACcgtttaaaatacaataataaataataaataattgaaagaagatCAAAATTAACAATGAAAAGGTTCTTGAGCATTAAAAGGgtgtttagtttttaataaataaatccataactcttgattaaaaaacattattattgttaagttGATATTGTAaacatcaatttcaattatttggattctaatataaatttacattgtaaaatgaTAGATCAAGTGATAAATTATTAGACGTGTCAATGCTACTTCAaaagaataattgaatttatttatttacatcaCCTAAAATcctattaaaagaattaaaataaagcaaatttGGACAATGAAATGGTGCTTGAGTAATCTATATTGAaaggatgttttgttttaacaaaCAAGTCcataagaatttattagaaactcCATTATTCTCTAGTCggcagttttttttattattttttttaaatttctcatcaataTAACTGTgacattaatttcaaatattcaaaatctaatataaatttacagagacgagtaaaaaaatcaaaaaattaattaaatcaagaaaactagaaaaaaataacctaaaaaattgaactgtaaaaaaaactgaattaaaccgattaaaatattaaaaaaaactgattgattcggtttggttttataagttgaaaacaaaaaaaccaaactaaaattaataaaaaaaccgaaccgaaaaatcGAGCTAAATTGAAACCAAACCCAttagaaattacaaaaacaatcccaaaaaataatatagtttttggtttttaatataaaataattgaatcgAATTAAAATCGATCAGTTTGaattagttttggttttttaaaaaaattaattttgttattttttagataaaaactaaaccgaattaaaaataatcaccttataaatttatatagaaaacaaaaaatacttcaaaagaacaagaaaattatttgacatgtaaatctattttttttaaaatactttcttaCGAACAAATACttcaaaataacaagaaaaatatatttttaatacttgaTGAGTAGCTATGATCAATTTAAAAGCAAGATATAATCagccaaaaataatataaactaaaaaatgataAACCATTTAAATCTTTCTAATCTTGACATGTTAATCAGTCACACCAAACACGTCACACAATTAAAATCCAACACATAAATATAAGGCTGTTCTAGGTTTTCAATTCTTAAAAGCGCTAACCCACCctcccccaaaaaaaataaaggaaaaaaataatcaatggcGTCTAGGGTTTCTCTGAAGACAAAAGGCAAGAGCAGCAGCGGCAAGGGAGCAAAAGGCATGGAAGAGAAATCAGCGTCACAGTATTTCAAAGAATGGAGCACATGGTCATTTAAAAAGGCCAAAGTTATCACTCACTATGGATTCATTCCTATGATTATTATCATTGGAATGAACTCTGAGCCTAAGCCACAGATTCATCAGCTCCTTAGTCCTTTCTGATTCAACCCAGATCGTAGTTTCTCTTGTTCTATCACGGGTCCGTGCTTATCTGTCGAATCTACATCTTTCCGAGCAATGGGGGTTGCTAGGTTTGACTGTTTTATGGGGGGGTTTAAACGTATGGATTGATTAGTATAAATGTTAAAGTTGTGAACCTTGTTATGCTGGTTTGTGGATGGTTTAATTATTAGTATGAATGTTAAAGTTCTGAGCTTTTATTACTCAGTAATAATTGAGTGATTTAACGATTAATCATGGTTGCTATTTTATCTGTTATACTCTTTATTTTTGCTGGTTTATGTTCCTGatttattctttgtttcttgATGGATTGATTGATATTTGGAATGGATCACTATAGTTCTATAATGAGCTTAGTTGCGGAACAGGAAATGAAATGCATTCTGGGTACAGCTGAGAGCAGaggttctttctttctttttttgtgggtGTGGGGGGGGGGTGCAAActgatagattttattttttaaattataggaaATTTAATAGTTCGACTGATAGGAAGCTTGATTATTACCTGGCAACAAAAAAATCCCgaagttttatgttttaagttagTTAGCATTCATTAGATATTTGGGAAAGAGAGTAAGTAATCAAGACGAAATTCATGACagcatgggttttttttcttcctttcatattt includes:
- the LOC118033624 gene encoding uncharacterized protein, with product MGGGMEANKNKFIEDWGSARETLEQNFRWTRRNFALIGIFGIAVPILVYKGIVKEFNMQDEDAGRPYRKFM
- the LOC118033625 gene encoding mitochondrial import receptor subunit TOM7-1 — its product is MASRVSLKTKGKSSSGKGAKGMEEKSASQYFKEWSTWSFKKAKVITHYGFIPMIIIIGMNSEPKPQIHQLLSPF